In one Nicotiana tomentosiformis chromosome 6, ASM39032v3, whole genome shotgun sequence genomic region, the following are encoded:
- the LOC138893909 gene encoding uncharacterized mitochondrial protein AtMg00860-like: MAPAELKELKEQLQELLDKGFMRFSSYLDSFVIVFIDDIVVYSHSAMEHEQHLRTMLQILREKKLYAKFSKCEFWLESVAFLGHVLSNGGIKLDPKKIEAVQSWPKPSTATEIRSFLCLAGYYYRFVEGFSSIAAPLTQLT, translated from the exons ATGgctccagcagagttgaaggaattaaaagaacagttgcaagagttgctggaTAAGGGGTTCATGCGTTTTAGT TcgtacttggattcctttgttattgtgttcattgatgatatcgtGGTGTATTCCCATAGTGCTatggagcacgagcagcatttgaggactATGCTCCagattttgagggagaagaaactatatgctaagttctccaagtgtgagttctggctggagtcggtggcattcttgggccatgtgTTATCTAATGGTGGGATCAAgctggatccaaagaagattgaagcagttcagagttggccaaaaccttctaccgctactgagatcaggagtttcttatgcttggctgggtattattatcgctttgtggaggggttttcatctattgctGCCCCATTGACTCAGTTGACCTAG